The following proteins come from a genomic window of Metarhizium brunneum chromosome 2, complete sequence:
- the CCL1 gene encoding Cyclin CCL1 codes for MATEDERYRQSSQFRLWSFSPATLLELREKTNSLAKQQITPRIDPVPEFLTSDEEAQLVKFFTIELIRAAQFCELPTEIRSTAAMFLRRFYITNSVMTYPPTELLKTSLFFGCKAEGFYIRLAKLAEKFPNTTSDQILAGEYLLCQGIRFAFDVRHPFRALEGAILQLRIRLPEEETRINNAHARARETLKFSALVTDVYFHFTPSQIMLASLLMVDPGLVDILCPRPAEGGDSDGDKAGGMRTDVYDKIMTTIESCRAMLEDEPPERMTEYWGTPEIVKSMKPLRKKLQRCRDPDRADLVALQRARREQAVAKPKKPNTTNDGAVFGDAESRDPKRRKVDNADDMFGPALGQ; via the exons ATGGCTACAGAAGACGAACGGTACCGGCAATCAAGCCAGTTTCGACTATGGTCGTTCTCACCAGCTACCTTGCTGGAGCTACGGGAGAAGACGAATTCATTAGCGAAACAGCAAATCACTCCTCGCATAGATCCTGTTCCCGAGTTCCTTACCTCTGATGAAGAAGCCCAACTGGTCAAATTTTTTACTATTGAACTTATTCGAGCGGCGCAATTCTGCGAACTGCCCACCGAGATTCGATCGACCGCAGCCATGTTTCTGCGACGATTTTACATTACAAACTCTGTCATGACCTACCCACCGACCGAACTATTGAAAACTTCTTTATTCTTCGGTTGTAAAGCAGAGGGCTTCTATATTCGGCTAGCAAAATTGGCTGAAAAGTTTCCTAACACGACAAGCGATCAGATCCTAGCTGGGGAATATTTACTATGTCAAGGAATCCGGTTCGCGTTCGATGTGCGGCACCCTTTTCGAGCCCTTGAAGGCGCTATATTACAACTTAGAATACGTCTACCGGAAGAGGAAACGAGAATAAATAACGCGCACGCGCGGGCTAGGGAGACCCTCAAGTTCAGCGCGCTCGTTACGGATGTGTATTTCCACTTCACGCCTAGCCAAATCATGCTGGCTTCGCTGCTCATGGTGGATCCAGGGCTTGTCGATATTCTGTGCCCCAGACCAGCAGAGGGCGGCGACTCGGACGGGGACAAGGCCGGCGGCATGCGCACTGATGTCTATGACAAGATCATGACTACCATTGAGAGCTGCCGAGCCATGCTCGAGGACGAGCCTCCAGAGAGAATGACGGAATACTGGGGCACT CCGGAGATTGTCAAGTCGATGAAACCACTGCGAAAGAAGCTGCAACGATGTCGAGATCCAGACAGAGCTGACCTTGTAGCCTTGCAACGGGCGCGACGAGAACAAGCTGTGGCGAAGCCGAAGAAACCGAATACTACGAATGATGGCGCCGTTTTCGGCGATGCCGAGTCTAGAGATCCAAAGCGCCGGAAAGTTGATAATGCAGATGACATGTTTGGCCCTGCGTTGGGGCAATAA